A region from the Nitrospira sp. genome encodes:
- a CDS encoding thioredoxin domain-containing protein, producing MMQGSKWSRRRVLAAVGVVLALGMSVSASAATPELKGKFEILKDEKSTHQPGKVKLIEFADFYCPHCHRFDGEGVALLKKEFGDKIDVTMVGFPVFQGKLPTPFDMYEQARTMGKGDEMKKVLFRTIHTDKMTGVLDRSLREVLIKEVGLDPKAFEEGMASGKPAKALEESKKWGERIKVQQTPTVLIDGNIKVEQIDPDNLKLVIHSILDADKRK from the coding sequence ATGATGCAGGGGAGCAAGTGGAGCAGGCGCCGGGTGCTCGCGGCCGTCGGTGTGGTCTTGGCGCTCGGGATGTCCGTGAGTGCATCGGCTGCGACACCTGAGCTGAAGGGGAAGTTCGAGATTCTGAAAGACGAGAAATCCACCCATCAACCGGGGAAGGTGAAGCTGATCGAGTTTGCCGATTTCTATTGCCCCCATTGCCATCGCTTTGACGGTGAAGGCGTGGCGCTTCTCAAGAAAGAATTCGGCGACAAGATCGACGTCACGATGGTGGGCTTCCCGGTCTTCCAGGGCAAGTTGCCGACGCCGTTCGATATGTATGAACAGGCCCGGACCATGGGCAAAGGGGACGAGATGAAGAAGGTCCTCTTCCGGACGATTCATACGGACAAGATGACCGGTGTGCTGGATCGGTCGTTGCGCGAAGTCCTGATCAAGGAAGTCGGGCTCGACCCCAAGGCGTTTGAAGAGGGTATGGCCAGCGGGAAGCCGGCCAAGGCCTTAGAAGAGAGCAAGAAGTGGGGCGAGCGTATTAAGGTGCAGCAGACGCCGACGGTCTTGATCGACGGCAACATCAAAGTCGAACAGATCGACCCGGACAATCTGAAGCTGGTGATCCACAGCATCCTGGATGCAGACAAGAGGAAGTGA
- a CDS encoding TlpA disulfide reductase family protein → MSILRVAISGASPGGLSLRVVMAIALSFLALTVAEPSGAHDPFTALKMSRLPAGSMAVPFELTALDGTRVKLSDLAGKVVLVNFWATWCGPCKEEMPSLARLQQQLDPKKFVLLTVTTDLQRQGIAQFLSHLGVTLPVLFDEDQEVSRSFMVRGLPTTIVIGRDGTLSGRAVGPRVWDSPEAVAMIRQAMEQAK, encoded by the coding sequence TTGAGCATCCTGCGGGTAGCGATCTCGGGGGCTTCGCCGGGAGGATTATCGCTGCGGGTTGTGATGGCGATCGCACTCTCATTCTTGGCACTCACCGTCGCGGAGCCAAGTGGTGCACACGATCCCTTTACCGCGCTCAAGATGAGTCGGCTGCCGGCTGGGAGTATGGCCGTGCCCTTCGAGCTCACGGCGCTGGATGGCACGCGGGTGAAGTTGAGCGATCTGGCAGGGAAAGTCGTGCTGGTGAATTTTTGGGCCACCTGGTGCGGCCCCTGTAAAGAGGAAATGCCGTCGCTGGCTCGCTTGCAGCAGCAGCTCGATCCCAAGAAATTCGTTCTGCTGACCGTGACGACGGACCTGCAGCGTCAAGGCATCGCCCAGTTTCTCTCGCACCTGGGCGTCACGCTGCCGGTGCTGTTCGATGAAGATCAGGAAGTGTCGCGATCCTTTATGGTGCGCGGATTGCCGACCACGATCGTGATTGGCCGCGACGGGACATTGTCCGGGCGGGCGGTCGGGCCGCGTGTGTGGGACAGCCCTGAGGCGGTGGCGATGATTCGGCAGGCGATGGAACAGGCGAAATGA
- a CDS encoding Slp family lipoprotein, with amino-acid sequence MHRLRVILLSATLLGATGCATSQESADSTQPPQVTFMQVKAAPDSYKNQTVTWGGEILSARRLKEGTRIEILQLPLNSSLQPTLERNKSQGRFVALQREFLDPATIPAGTFVTITGEVAGSITLPLDETEYAYPIVELKTMQVWVRTEEDQRIRIRPHIGPGPYWGPYWSPYWRPWPYW; translated from the coding sequence ATGCATAGACTTCGCGTCATCCTCCTCAGCGCCACGTTACTTGGCGCCACAGGCTGTGCCACCAGCCAAGAATCCGCCGACAGTACGCAGCCGCCCCAGGTCACCTTCATGCAGGTCAAGGCAGCGCCCGATTCTTATAAAAATCAAACCGTCACCTGGGGTGGAGAAATCTTGAGCGCCCGGCGCCTGAAGGAGGGAACCCGCATCGAGATTCTACAGCTCCCCCTCAACTCCTCGCTCCAACCGACGCTGGAACGGAACAAGTCTCAGGGGCGCTTTGTCGCACTCCAGCGGGAATTCCTCGACCCGGCCACCATTCCAGCCGGAACGTTTGTCACCATCACCGGAGAAGTGGCCGGTTCAATCACCCTGCCCTTGGACGAGACGGAATATGCTTACCCGATCGTCGAACTCAAAACCATGCAAGTCTGGGTAAGAACGGAAGAAGACCAACGTATCCGCATCAGACCCCACATCGGACCCGGACCTTACTGGGGACCCTATTGGTCTCCCTACTGGAGGCCCTGGCCGTACTGGTAA
- a CDS encoding cytochrome P460 family protein, with the protein MKHGIAIMMVLLLWGCSEMGTTPTAKAPAKPKDGELAYPADYKTWPKFLSEVQRPDAKQIRELFVNQVGARTNQGQMFSNGTVMVMELHKAKMNGDVPETGADGKLIKGDLGKVFVMAKGDGWGQDVPDNLKNGNWVFSAFGPDGKPLAEDFTKCRACHAPLAAKDFVHRYDEYFDKRMAR; encoded by the coding sequence ATGAAACACGGAATCGCAATCATGATGGTGCTGCTCCTGTGGGGTTGCAGCGAAATGGGGACGACTCCGACGGCGAAGGCGCCGGCGAAGCCGAAGGACGGCGAACTGGCGTACCCGGCAGACTATAAGACCTGGCCGAAGTTCCTCTCCGAGGTGCAGCGGCCGGATGCGAAACAGATACGCGAGCTCTTTGTGAATCAGGTCGGCGCGCGCACGAACCAGGGTCAGATGTTTTCTAACGGTACGGTCATGGTCATGGAGTTGCACAAAGCCAAGATGAACGGGGATGTGCCGGAGACGGGGGCGGACGGCAAGCTCATCAAGGGCGATCTCGGGAAAGTGTTCGTGATGGCCAAAGGCGACGGGTGGGGGCAGGACGTGCCCGACAATCTGAAAAACGGGAACTGGGTCTTTTCCGCCTTCGGTCCGGACGGGAAGCCGTTGGCCGAAGATTTCACGAAGTGCCGCGCGTGCCATGCGCCGCTGGCAGCAAAAGATTTCGTGCATCGCTATGACGAGTATTTCGACAAGCGCATGGCGCGCTAG
- a CDS encoding helix-turn-helix domain-containing protein: MMELPLLRVQEAAALLRVSKWTIYRWIEEGRLRATKIGRGSLRIFRVSVNGLIEGQRTDPASAEADRRAKVVRVRSSLRASKGRG, encoded by the coding sequence ATGATGGAACTGCCGTTGTTGCGTGTTCAAGAGGCGGCTGCGCTGCTCAGAGTGAGTAAGTGGACGATCTATCGATGGATCGAAGAGGGCCGTTTGCGCGCGACGAAGATCGGGCGCGGGAGCCTGCGAATCTTTCGCGTGTCAGTGAACGGACTCATCGAAGGCCAGCGGACCGATCCGGCGAGTGCTGAAGCGGATAGGCGAGCCAAGGTGGTCCGCGTGCGATCGAGCCTGCGCGCGAGCAAGGGGCGAGGATGA
- a CDS encoding cytochrome P460 family protein, which translates to MAVMMSAVSSIPRSSTAETLRSDAWLHVVVVRLLAVALTMTRRRPRRSDGIGKGLPKGYRAWPMLDSSTDPSEPGAFRRFYVCAKGAGTVDDEAFPVGTVLVVETYRAHGGEGSLATGTGALCGLESIFVLEKFASLQVCCDAHDEQGAWSYATYGADGRLPANGATVSGTGRVMALQSARGARCPPSFSR; encoded by the coding sequence ATGGCGGTCATGATGTCTGCGGTCTCGTCCATTCCCCGGTCGTCCACGGCGGAGACGTTGCGCTCTGATGCCTGGTTGCATGTCGTGGTTGTGCGGCTTCTGGCCGTGGCCTTGACGATGACGCGCCGCCGGCCCCGCCGGTCCGACGGCATAGGTAAGGGATTGCCCAAGGGATATCGCGCCTGGCCGATGCTCGATTCCTCTACGGATCCCTCGGAGCCCGGCGCGTTCCGGCGCTTCTATGTCTGCGCGAAAGGAGCGGGTACCGTCGACGATGAAGCGTTTCCGGTCGGCACGGTGCTGGTCGTGGAAACGTATCGTGCGCACGGAGGCGAGGGATCGCTCGCTACGGGCACGGGCGCTCTTTGCGGGCTGGAGTCGATCTTTGTTCTGGAGAAATTTGCGAGTCTGCAAGTCTGCTGCGACGCGCACGATGAACAGGGGGCCTGGTCTTATGCGACGTACGGCGCCGATGGCCGGCTTCCGGCCAACGGCGCGACGGTCTCCGGAACCGGACGTGTGATGGCGCTGCAATCTGCCAGGGGCGCGCGCTGCCCTCCATCCTTCAGTCGGTGA
- a CDS encoding heavy metal translocating P-type ATPase, which produces MMAIDPICGMTVDPATAAGRFEYKGQTYYFCATSCLDRFRADPENALKKAQAPLITFPKSPTARKPLPMMMPAAPAAAGVLDPVCGMTVQPETAAGSHVHAGKTYYFCATGCLTKFKNDPAYYLLPPDQRPVREVAIPAGAAVEYICPMDPEILETKPGACRICGMALEPKVVTMEEGPNPELDDMSRRFRWSIGPAVVVMILAMSDMIPGQPLHQWLGGARLNWAQWLLATPVVLWGGFPFFQRGWVSIVNRAPNMFTLIAIGTGAAYGFSTVGTVVPEWLPVSFHQHGGGVAVYFEAAAMITVLVLLGQILELRARSQTSSAIKGLLRLAPTTARVVRDGREMDVPLDQVQVGSRLRVRPGERIPVDGIVVDGGSAVDESMLTGESMPVEKTVGTMVTGGTMNGTGSLLMQAQKVGRDTLLARIVQMVSDAQRSRAPIQRVADTAAGYFVPLVVAAAVITAGAWIWFGPEPKLAYALVNAVAVLIIACPCALGLATPMSIMVGTGRGATAGVLVRKAEALEVLGKVDTILFDKTGTLTEGKPVLASVRFVPPYSDQDVLRFAASLEQGSEHPLAEAIVSGARARDITLAPVTQFLAVTGKGVTGTIDGQPVAIGTAAFLSASGGVVGRTLDVLEEEASAFRERGQTVMFVAVNGKAAGLLGVADPIKASSAGAVRQLKADGLRLVMVTGDHQRTADAVAKQLGIDEVRAGVLPEQKGQIVRELKTGGRIVAMAGDGVNDAPALALADVGIAMGTGADIAVENAGMTLLKGDLQALVRARHLSVATMRNIRQNLFFAFAYNLLGVPIAAGVLYPFTGLLLSPMIASAAMTFSSVSVISNALRLRHIEL; this is translated from the coding sequence ATGATGGCGATTGATCCAATCTGCGGGATGACGGTCGATCCGGCCACGGCTGCCGGCCGGTTTGAGTACAAGGGCCAGACCTACTACTTTTGCGCGACCTCCTGCCTCGATCGGTTTCGTGCCGACCCTGAGAACGCCTTGAAGAAGGCTCAAGCCCCTCTCATCACATTTCCTAAGTCTCCCACTGCACGAAAACCGCTCCCGATGATGATGCCGGCGGCGCCTGCCGCCGCCGGTGTACTCGATCCGGTCTGCGGCATGACGGTGCAGCCAGAAACGGCGGCCGGCTCGCACGTGCACGCCGGAAAAACCTATTACTTCTGTGCGACGGGTTGCCTGACCAAATTCAAGAACGATCCCGCCTATTACTTGCTGCCGCCTGATCAGCGTCCAGTCCGCGAGGTGGCTATTCCGGCCGGTGCGGCAGTCGAGTACATCTGTCCGATGGATCCCGAAATCCTTGAGACGAAGCCGGGCGCCTGCCGTATCTGCGGGATGGCGCTGGAGCCGAAGGTCGTCACGATGGAAGAGGGGCCGAATCCGGAGCTTGACGACATGAGCCGGCGGTTCCGGTGGAGCATCGGGCCCGCCGTCGTGGTGATGATCCTGGCGATGTCGGACATGATTCCCGGTCAACCGCTGCACCAGTGGCTGGGCGGCGCACGACTGAACTGGGCGCAGTGGCTGCTGGCGACCCCGGTCGTGCTCTGGGGCGGGTTTCCGTTTTTTCAACGCGGGTGGGTCTCGATCGTCAATCGGGCTCCGAACATGTTTACCTTGATCGCCATCGGCACCGGCGCCGCCTATGGATTCAGCACCGTCGGTACGGTCGTCCCCGAGTGGCTGCCGGTCTCCTTCCATCAGCATGGCGGCGGCGTGGCGGTGTATTTTGAAGCGGCCGCAATGATCACGGTGCTGGTCCTGCTCGGTCAGATTCTCGAGCTTCGTGCGAGAAGCCAGACGTCATCCGCTATTAAGGGGCTCTTGCGACTGGCTCCTACCACGGCGCGGGTTGTGCGGGACGGCCGGGAGATGGATGTGCCGCTCGACCAGGTGCAGGTCGGGAGCCGGCTGCGGGTGCGGCCGGGTGAGCGCATCCCGGTCGACGGCATCGTGGTCGATGGAGGTTCGGCTGTTGATGAGTCGATGCTGACGGGTGAATCGATGCCGGTGGAGAAGACGGTTGGCACAATGGTGACCGGGGGCACGATGAACGGTACCGGCAGTCTCCTGATGCAGGCGCAGAAGGTCGGCCGAGACACGCTGCTTGCCCGCATTGTGCAGATGGTCAGCGACGCGCAACGGAGCCGGGCGCCGATACAACGGGTGGCCGATACGGCGGCGGGCTACTTTGTTCCGCTGGTCGTCGCAGCCGCGGTCATCACGGCGGGTGCCTGGATCTGGTTTGGCCCGGAACCGAAGCTGGCCTACGCGCTGGTCAATGCGGTGGCGGTGCTCATCATCGCGTGTCCCTGCGCGTTGGGCCTGGCGACACCGATGTCTATTATGGTGGGGACGGGCCGTGGGGCTACGGCCGGTGTGCTGGTGAGGAAAGCTGAGGCGCTGGAAGTGCTCGGCAAGGTGGACACGATCCTCTTCGACAAGACCGGCACACTGACCGAAGGGAAGCCGGTGCTGGCCTCCGTCCGGTTTGTGCCGCCCTATAGCGATCAGGATGTGTTGCGGTTTGCCGCCAGCCTCGAGCAGGGCAGCGAACATCCGCTGGCCGAGGCCATTGTCTCCGGTGCGCGGGCGCGCGACATCACGTTGGCTCCGGTGACGCAGTTTTTGGCTGTGACCGGAAAAGGCGTGACCGGCACCATTGATGGCCAGCCGGTGGCGATCGGGACGGCGGCGTTCTTGAGCGCGAGCGGCGGCGTGGTGGGGCGGACTCTGGACGTGCTGGAGGAAGAGGCGTCCGCATTTCGTGAGCGGGGGCAGACGGTTATGTTTGTGGCGGTGAACGGGAAGGCGGCCGGTTTGTTAGGGGTGGCCGATCCGATTAAGGCTTCCTCGGCGGGCGCCGTCAGGCAATTGAAAGCCGATGGCCTTCGCTTGGTCATGGTGACCGGGGACCATCAGCGCACGGCGGATGCCGTCGCAAAGCAACTCGGGATCGATGAGGTGAGGGCGGGAGTGTTGCCGGAACAGAAGGGGCAGATTGTCAGAGAACTCAAAACCGGCGGTCGGATCGTGGCCATGGCGGGAGACGGAGTGAACGACGCGCCGGCCTTGGCGCTGGCCGATGTCGGCATCGCCATGGGTACGGGTGCCGATATTGCGGTGGAAAATGCCGGCATGACCTTGCTGAAAGGCGATTTGCAGGCGCTCGTGCGGGCGCGCCATTTGAGCGTCGCGACGATGCGCAACATTCGGCAGAATCTCTTCTTTGCCTTTGCCTACAATCTGCTGGGCGTGCCGATTGCCGCCGGGGTACTGTATCCGTTCACCGGGTTGTTGCTGAGTCCTATGATTGCCAGCGCCGCGATGACGTTCAGTTCGGTGTCGGTGATCTCCAATGCGCTCCGGCTGCGGCATATCGAATTATAA
- a CDS encoding type II toxin-antitoxin system VapB family antitoxin produces the protein MATNLAIDDVLLERARRVGKLRTKKETVTQALTEFIQRRRQRNILKALGTIEFRKGWDYKKDRRDRESGR, from the coding sequence ATGGCCACGAATCTCGCGATCGACGATGTCTTACTTGAACGCGCTCGCCGGGTCGGGAAGCTCCGCACCAAAAAGGAAACGGTCACCCAAGCGCTGACCGAATTCATCCAGCGCCGCCGCCAGCGGAATATTCTGAAGGCGCTGGGCACGATCGAATTCCGGAAGGGATGGGATTATAAAAAGGATCGTCGCGACCGTGAATCTGGTCGTTGA
- a CDS encoding PIN domain-containing protein, translating into MNLVVDTSVWSLVLRRPRVDEDDLHVRAFRRYLESGAGLFLIGTILQELLDGLRSAKQFDRLLGLLDPFPLLELDRQTYVAAARLRAVCRAKGVNAGPADFLIAATCCQHGFPLLTADKDFSRIARHCDLITLPTSS; encoded by the coding sequence GTGAATCTGGTCGTTGACACATCCGTGTGGTCTCTGGTTCTTCGGAGGCCTCGGGTCGATGAAGACGACCTCCATGTCCGCGCTTTTCGCCGGTATCTTGAGTCAGGTGCCGGACTTTTTCTGATCGGCACGATCCTCCAGGAACTGCTCGACGGACTCCGCTCGGCGAAACAGTTCGACCGGTTGCTGGGTCTTCTCGATCCGTTCCCGCTCCTTGAACTGGACCGGCAAACCTACGTCGCCGCCGCCCGTCTGCGCGCAGTCTGCCGGGCGAAGGGCGTCAATGCGGGTCCGGCGGATTTCCTGATCGCGGCGACCTGTTGTCAGCATGGGTTCCCTCTGCTGACCGCAGACAAGGACTTCAGCCGCATTGCCCGCCATTGTGATCTCATCACCTTGCCCACGTCATCCTGA
- a CDS encoding TonB-dependent receptor — protein sequence MVSLKCVSRIAVVMTVVGTLAAGQPLAPAQAQEPNLAEATASPREQELRGQLKGILQELEELQKGRESAVPPAERPKTVTEKAKPEQTEAVEAAGAMPEYELADTSIVSKRFQKRPEGVSLSATIQAETDSQPTRTMKESMESLPGIILRQANGPRDFSIAIRGSGVKTSFAVRDIKMYEDGFIQTQSDGLSRLDIHDPWFMRSVEVLRGASSSLYDNYALGGMVHFRTRQGSDINGFETFLSGGSYGYHKEAFAVGQETEHLDISMFASNVQEDGYIRNSGYKTQTLNFNMRFKIDDKQNFYFKAISNWLDTRVPTRLTQAQFIADDRQVGGTGATTADRLHQQRVDRRTIVGGMYERQLNANTVLTVEADYDVKDINQTFNQISDNINPNYKHYTDLRHDGRLGDMPLKSYIGFFANSMEQEGQTFQNLADGQGTRGLLLQNNRGNIRNIGARFREELEFVPKWTLAAGLGFEQSHLSIETINYTGGAVSSRPNAHRDFTNLAPEASLTWKPAEGYRHWVRASTGYGLPTFGQLTRDPVTGLPGSNFDLKPQKNLNTEIGTESKLTKDLKVQLVGFWVFFKDEIITQTISGNNTTSINASSSEYRGIEAAYDWRPVSGLRLSGAYTHTDARYVNFSDRTAAGFLVRDGKKVANVPTDVLNSKVEYDHAESGWGGWVEGSYYNSYFLNNNNTFGIPAYMIGNVNIHKNVELKHSWFRFAKFYLELDNIGDKKYAASGQVISGETHGQAAASQAFFAGYGRAIYGGVTLGLF from the coding sequence ATGGTGTCGTTGAAGTGCGTTAGTCGGATCGCAGTCGTCATGACAGTCGTCGGAACGTTGGCGGCGGGGCAACCCCTTGCCCCCGCACAGGCGCAGGAGCCGAATCTAGCGGAGGCAACCGCGTCGCCGCGTGAGCAGGAACTGCGCGGACAGCTCAAGGGCATTCTTCAGGAGCTGGAAGAGCTTCAGAAGGGACGGGAGAGTGCCGTCCCGCCGGCGGAGCGGCCGAAGACGGTGACAGAAAAGGCGAAACCGGAACAGACCGAGGCGGTCGAGGCAGCCGGAGCCATGCCGGAATATGAATTGGCCGACACGAGCATCGTCAGCAAGCGATTCCAAAAGCGGCCGGAAGGGGTGTCGCTGTCGGCGACGATTCAGGCCGAGACAGATTCGCAGCCGACACGCACGATGAAGGAGTCGATGGAGTCGCTGCCGGGCATCATTTTGCGGCAGGCGAACGGGCCGCGGGATTTCAGTATTGCGATTCGAGGATCCGGCGTAAAGACGTCCTTTGCCGTACGAGACATCAAGATGTACGAAGACGGGTTTATCCAAACCCAATCCGATGGATTGTCGCGGTTGGATATCCACGACCCCTGGTTCATGCGCAGCGTCGAAGTTTTGCGCGGCGCCTCATCATCCCTGTACGACAACTACGCGCTCGGAGGCATGGTGCACTTCCGCACCAGGCAGGGCAGCGACATCAACGGATTTGAAACGTTCTTGTCCGGCGGTTCCTACGGCTATCACAAGGAAGCCTTCGCCGTCGGCCAGGAGACCGAGCATCTCGATATCTCCATGTTCGCCAGCAACGTTCAGGAAGACGGGTATATCCGGAACAGCGGATACAAAACGCAAACGCTCAACTTCAATATGCGATTCAAGATCGACGACAAGCAGAATTTCTATTTCAAGGCCATTTCGAACTGGCTGGACACCCGTGTGCCGACCAGACTCACGCAGGCGCAGTTTATCGCCGACGACCGGCAGGTCGGCGGCACCGGCGCGACGACGGCGGACCGGCTTCATCAACAGCGGGTCGACCGCCGGACAATCGTCGGCGGCATGTACGAGCGCCAGCTCAACGCCAACACCGTGCTCACCGTGGAAGCCGATTACGATGTGAAGGATATCAATCAGACCTTCAATCAGATCAGCGACAACATCAACCCCAACTACAAGCACTACACCGATTTGCGGCATGATGGCCGCCTCGGCGACATGCCGTTGAAGAGCTACATCGGGTTTTTTGCGAACAGCATGGAGCAGGAGGGGCAAACGTTTCAAAATCTCGCCGATGGCCAGGGGACGCGAGGATTGCTGCTGCAAAACAACCGGGGGAACATTCGCAATATCGGAGCCCGGTTTCGCGAGGAACTGGAATTTGTCCCGAAATGGACGTTGGCTGCCGGGTTGGGATTCGAGCAGTCGCATCTGAGCATCGAGACGATCAACTATACGGGGGGAGCCGTCTCGTCGAGGCCCAATGCCCACCGGGACTTCACCAATCTGGCGCCGGAAGCCTCGCTGACCTGGAAGCCGGCGGAGGGCTATCGCCATTGGGTGCGCGCATCCACGGGCTATGGCTTGCCGACGTTCGGTCAGCTCACGAGAGATCCGGTGACCGGACTGCCCGGATCGAACTTTGACTTGAAACCGCAGAAAAATCTCAATACGGAAATCGGGACGGAGTCGAAGCTCACGAAAGATCTCAAAGTTCAACTGGTCGGGTTCTGGGTCTTTTTCAAAGATGAGATCATCACGCAGACGATCAGCGGGAACAACACGACGTCCATCAATGCCTCCTCCTCTGAGTATCGCGGCATTGAGGCCGCGTACGATTGGCGGCCGGTATCAGGCTTGCGCCTGTCCGGTGCCTATACCCACACCGATGCGCGTTACGTGAACTTTTCCGACCGGACGGCCGCCGGATTTCTGGTGCGTGACGGGAAGAAAGTGGCCAACGTGCCGACTGATGTGTTGAACAGCAAGGTCGAGTATGACCATGCCGAAAGCGGCTGGGGCGGTTGGGTGGAAGGGAGCTACTACAATAGCTACTTCTTAAACAACAATAATACGTTCGGCATTCCTGCCTACATGATCGGCAATGTGAATATTCACAAGAACGTCGAGCTGAAGCATTCGTGGTTCCGGTTCGCCAAGTTCTATCTGGAACTGGACAACATCGGCGACAAGAAGTACGCGGCATCCGGCCAGGTTATTTCAGGCGAGACTCATGGGCAAGCCGCCGCATCGCAGGCCTTCTTTGCCGGCTACGGGCGAGCCATTTATGGCGGTGTGACGCTGGGATTGTTCTAG
- a CDS encoding tetratricopeptide repeat protein: MQKALHLNPGSPQALHLHGLVLLKGRKPAEAAEEFVRALKAKPAFAEVLNDLAEVYAAQGKSAEAQQALMKAIEADPKHAESYLDLGKLHESQRDVPAAIKTYQGLLSIQPNHPEALFSLATLQDHAGETKAAAETLARLTKAHPKHADAWYLTGRMAEKRNDLVEAAYAYKQAVAAKPDLVDAHYNLGFIYRSQGKSTEAEREFLEVLRYQPGYAEAHLNLGVVYTSMGMLDEAEREYASAVALKPEYAEAHYNLGVFYELHRKDMPRALAQYRKYRELGGRDDRVERIVGSTFR; this comes from the coding sequence GTGCAGAAAGCGCTGCATCTCAATCCCGGGTCGCCTCAGGCGCTGCATCTCCACGGACTCGTCTTACTGAAAGGCCGGAAGCCGGCCGAAGCGGCGGAGGAGTTTGTGCGCGCGCTCAAAGCGAAGCCGGCCTTCGCCGAGGTGCTCAACGATCTCGCCGAAGTCTACGCCGCGCAGGGCAAGTCGGCCGAGGCGCAGCAGGCGCTCATGAAAGCGATCGAAGCCGATCCGAAGCATGCGGAGTCGTATCTGGATCTGGGCAAGCTCCATGAGTCGCAGCGTGATGTACCGGCTGCGATCAAGACCTATCAGGGGCTGTTGTCGATTCAACCAAACCATCCGGAAGCATTGTTCTCTCTGGCGACACTTCAGGATCACGCCGGCGAGACGAAGGCGGCTGCAGAAACGCTGGCCCGCTTGACGAAGGCCCATCCCAAACATGCCGATGCCTGGTATCTGACCGGTCGGATGGCGGAGAAGCGCAATGATCTGGTGGAAGCGGCCTATGCGTACAAACAGGCGGTTGCGGCTAAACCCGATCTGGTTGATGCGCATTACAATTTAGGTTTTATCTATCGCAGCCAGGGGAAATCCACTGAGGCTGAGCGGGAATTCCTGGAAGTGCTCAGATATCAGCCGGGCTATGCGGAAGCCCATTTGAATTTGGGCGTGGTCTACACGAGCATGGGCATGCTTGATGAAGCGGAGCGCGAGTATGCCTCGGCGGTGGCGTTGAAACCGGAATATGCCGAAGCGCACTACAATCTCGGCGTCTTCTACGAGCTGCACCGGAAGGACATGCCGCGTGCGCTGGCGCAGTATCGCAAATATCGGGAGCTTGGCGGGCGGGATGATCGGGTCGAGCGGATCGTCGGATCGACGTTCCGGTGA